Proteins from a genomic interval of Ensifer canadensis:
- a CDS encoding FAD/NAD(P)-binding protein, with the protein MTVHGLFAKISPDSDSPREKPRIAIIGRGFSGIMMAIALMKSVRTAFHVHLFDPQPTISGGQVMAAAQSGEILNSRVRDLSVAAGQPEDFNDWLCANQDFRSAVSAAIPGFQQIFVPKSIFSDYVYQRFSEALTRRPDISMQLSCQAVLGLRKLPSGRFLVLQEEGSIECDVAVLATGFGIRALEMEVADDERPLVRARRLVVPRHAVLLGSGVRVVDRLLQMRDNGYAGEITIISRHGFLPQSHTRLSAAPTFPVDPMPTRLRDIVRFVRQACAEAEANGLSWQAAMNGLRRRARSLWQALPEQEKRQFNRHLRSIYDSHRNRLPAPMHLRLQQELADGRTVVRKGWAGRRRPDGLMVRWAGAPQEDLLVADQVIDCRCSAPDLKAPVIQNLFAGGLAQPDELGLGLAVSPAGEVLSDSHPTANLYAIGPLGLGSLPDIDLVPEIVTQTYAAARLIATRRRVTQKSA; encoded by the coding sequence ATGACTGTCCACGGATTGTTTGCCAAGATTTCGCCCGACAGTGACAGCCCTCGGGAAAAGCCGCGCATTGCCATCATTGGCCGCGGCTTCTCGGGGATCATGATGGCGATCGCGCTGATGAAGTCGGTGCGAACAGCATTTCATGTTCATCTCTTTGACCCGCAACCGACCATCAGTGGCGGGCAGGTCATGGCCGCCGCCCAGAGCGGCGAAATCCTCAATAGCCGCGTGCGCGATCTGTCGGTGGCCGCCGGACAGCCGGAGGATTTCAACGATTGGCTCTGTGCCAACCAGGATTTTCGCTCCGCCGTCTCAGCCGCCATTCCAGGCTTCCAGCAGATCTTCGTACCGAAGAGCATCTTCAGCGACTACGTCTACCAGCGCTTTTCCGAAGCGTTGACGCGGCGGCCGGATATCTCCATGCAGCTCTCCTGCCAGGCGGTGCTGGGCCTGCGAAAGCTGCCATCCGGGCGCTTCCTGGTCCTGCAGGAAGAAGGCTCGATCGAATGCGACGTTGCGGTACTCGCCACCGGATTCGGTATCCGCGCGCTTGAAATGGAGGTTGCGGACGATGAGCGTCCCCTGGTGAGAGCGCGGCGTCTGGTGGTGCCGCGCCATGCGGTGCTGCTCGGCAGCGGGGTGCGTGTCGTCGATCGCCTGCTGCAAATGCGCGACAACGGCTATGCCGGCGAGATCACCATCATTTCGCGGCATGGGTTCCTGCCGCAATCGCACACGCGGCTTTCAGCAGCGCCGACTTTCCCGGTGGATCCGATGCCGACGAGGCTACGCGACATCGTCCGCTTCGTCAGGCAAGCCTGCGCCGAGGCGGAGGCCAACGGTCTGAGCTGGCAGGCCGCCATGAACGGGCTCCGGCGCCGCGCGCGTTCTCTGTGGCAAGCTCTGCCAGAACAGGAGAAGCGTCAGTTCAACCGTCATCTGCGCTCGATCTACGACAGCCATCGCAACCGCCTGCCGGCGCCAATGCACCTGCGACTGCAGCAGGAACTGGCCGACGGCCGCACCGTCGTGCGCAAGGGCTGGGCCGGGCGGCGGCGGCCGGACGGGCTCATGGTCCGCTGGGCAGGAGCGCCGCAGGAAGATCTGCTGGTGGCAGATCAGGTCATCGACTGTCGCTGCTCTGCGCCTGACCTCAAGGCCCCGGTCATTCAGAACCTCTTTGCCGGCGGTCTGGCGCAGCCGGACGAGCTCGGGCTCGGCCTCGCCGTCAGCCCGGCCGGCGAGGTGCTTTCGGACAGCCATCCAACGGCCAACCTCTACGCGATCGGCCCCCTGGGTCTCGGCAGCCTGCCCGATATCGATCTGGTGCCCGAGATCGTCACGCAAACCTATGCTGCCGCCCGATTGATCGCCACGCGCCGCCGGGTGACGCAGAAGTCTGCATAG
- the cysT gene encoding sulfate ABC transporter permease subunit CysT: MDLREHGHNRRWRFRQPSVLPGFGLALGVTLFWLVLIILIPLSGLIWRSSGLGWSQFMTLALDTRTLNALRISFGTAFVAAIVNLIFGVILAWVLVRYRFPGKRVIDAMVDLPFALPTAVAGIALATLYAPNGWIGALLAPLGIKIAFTPIGIVIALIFVGLPFVVRTVQPIMEEIDKEVEEAAATLGASRFQTIRRVLLPGLLPAGLTGFALAFARGVGEYGSVIFIAGNLPYVSEIAPLLIVIRLEEFNYPAATAIAAVMLVISFAMLLVINSIQAWSRRRYVYVA; encoded by the coding sequence TTGGATTTGAGAGAGCATGGCCACAACAGGCGCTGGCGGTTTCGTCAGCCGAGCGTGCTTCCGGGGTTCGGTCTGGCGCTCGGCGTCACGCTATTCTGGCTGGTTTTGATCATCCTCATTCCGCTGTCGGGCCTGATCTGGCGCTCGAGCGGCCTTGGCTGGTCGCAGTTCATGACGCTGGCGCTCGACACCCGCACCCTCAATGCACTCAGGATCAGTTTCGGCACGGCCTTTGTCGCCGCCATCGTCAATCTGATCTTCGGCGTCATCCTCGCCTGGGTGCTGGTGCGCTATCGTTTCCCCGGCAAGCGGGTGATCGACGCCATGGTCGACCTGCCGTTCGCGCTGCCGACGGCGGTCGCCGGCATTGCGCTGGCGACACTGTATGCCCCGAACGGCTGGATCGGCGCGCTGCTGGCGCCGCTTGGCATCAAGATCGCCTTTACCCCCATCGGCATCGTCATCGCGCTGATCTTCGTCGGCCTGCCCTTCGTCGTCCGGACCGTGCAGCCGATCATGGAGGAGATCGACAAGGAAGTGGAGGAGGCCGCCGCCACGCTCGGCGCCAGCCGCTTCCAGACGATCCGCCGGGTGCTGTTGCCGGGACTGCTGCCGGCTGGGCTGACCGGCTTTGCCCTCGCCTTTGCCCGCGGCGTCGGCGAATACGGTTCGGTGATCTTCATCGCCGGCAACCTGCCCTACGTCTCCGAGATCGCCCCGCTCTTGATCGTCATCCGGCTGGAAGAGTTTAATTATCCCGCCGCCACCGCCATTGCCGCGGTGATGCTGGTGATCTCCTTTGCCATGCTGCTCGTCATCAACTCGATCCAGGCCTGGAGCCGGCGGAGATATGTCTATGTCGCCTGA
- a CDS encoding RBBP9/YdeN family alpha/beta hydrolase — MAKTLIIPGLFGSGAGHWQRHWLDDQPRATLVEQDDWDHPVLERWRDALERTILRHGVVDVVAHSLGCILVASLARRPLARQIRSALLVAPCDLDVTGRLHPGSIAFGAMPEHPLPFPSLIVGSLNDPYMSFDRLRHISTRWGSRLVDLGHAGHINVASGFGRWSRGYDLLTVLNGIARREQPPASAAQIAENREGRVVAGR, encoded by the coding sequence ATGGCAAAAACCTTGATCATCCCCGGTCTTTTCGGCTCGGGCGCGGGGCACTGGCAGCGTCACTGGCTGGACGACCAGCCGCGAGCGACGCTCGTCGAGCAAGATGACTGGGACCATCCGGTGCTCGAGCGGTGGCGTGACGCGCTGGAGCGCACTATTCTCCGTCACGGTGTCGTGGACGTTGTTGCCCACAGCCTGGGCTGCATCCTCGTTGCCAGTCTGGCGCGTCGACCGCTGGCACGGCAGATCAGAAGCGCGCTTCTGGTGGCGCCCTGCGATCTAGACGTGACGGGGCGGCTGCATCCCGGCTCGATCGCGTTCGGCGCCATGCCCGAGCATCCGTTGCCGTTTCCGAGCCTGATCGTCGGCAGCCTCAACGACCCCTATATGTCGTTCGACCGATTGCGGCATATCTCGACCCGCTGGGGCAGCCGGCTCGTCGATCTCGGTCATGCCGGGCACATCAATGTCGCGAGCGGTTTTGGCCGGTGGTCGCGCGGCTACGACCTGCTGACAGTCCTGAATGGCATCGCACGGCGCGAACAGCCCCCGGCGAGCGCTGCACAAATCGCTGAAAACCGGGAGGGTCGCGTCGTCGCTGGCCGATAG
- a CDS encoding sulfate/molybdate ABC transporter ATP-binding protein: MEVRVQNIRKEFGRFPALDDVSLNIRSGELIALLGPSGSGKTTLLRLVAGLESPTDGTIFFGDEDASQKTVQERNIGFVFQHYALFRHMTVLDNVAFGLKVRPANRRPPAADIRKRALDLIDLVQLSGLEKRYPAQLSGGQRQRVALARAMAVEPNVLLLDEPFGALDAQVRKELRRWLREIHDRTGHTTIFVTHDQEEALELADRVVVMSKGTIEQVGTPDEIYDHPVSPFVYGFIGQSNALAVTLQNGEIWFEDRPIGLRAPTEPDGPATLYFRPHDIELIDGCGGCLAGLVTASRRVAGTRHLELDLGRNHPHAEIELPPERTTTQDRARVAFRPTKWKLFREGQPVAKSKRDEAATEKPRLVAQA, translated from the coding sequence ATGGAAGTCCGCGTTCAGAACATACGCAAGGAATTCGGCCGCTTTCCGGCGCTCGACGATGTCTCGCTCAACATCCGCTCGGGCGAGCTGATCGCGCTCTTGGGCCCCTCCGGCTCGGGCAAGACGACGCTGTTGCGGCTGGTCGCCGGTCTTGAAAGCCCGACCGACGGCACGATCTTCTTCGGCGACGAGGATGCCTCGCAAAAGACCGTGCAGGAGCGCAACATCGGCTTCGTGTTCCAGCACTATGCCCTGTTCCGTCACATGACGGTACTCGACAATGTCGCCTTCGGCCTCAAGGTGCGTCCGGCCAACCGCCGGCCACCGGCGGCCGACATCCGCAAGCGCGCGCTTGATCTCATCGATCTCGTCCAGCTCTCCGGGCTTGAGAAGCGTTATCCGGCGCAGCTGTCGGGCGGCCAGCGCCAGCGCGTGGCGCTCGCCCGCGCCATGGCGGTCGAGCCGAACGTGCTTCTGCTCGATGAGCCCTTCGGCGCACTCGATGCCCAGGTCAGGAAGGAACTCAGGCGCTGGCTGCGCGAGATCCACGACCGCACCGGCCACACCACCATCTTCGTCACCCATGACCAGGAAGAGGCGCTGGAGCTTGCCGACCGGGTGGTGGTGATGAGCAAGGGCACGATCGAACAGGTCGGCACCCCCGACGAGATCTACGACCATCCGGTGTCGCCGTTCGTCTACGGCTTCATCGGCCAGTCGAACGCGCTGGCCGTCACCTTGCAAAACGGCGAGATCTGGTTTGAGGACCGGCCGATCGGCCTCAGAGCCCCGACCGAGCCCGACGGCCCGGCCACCCTCTACTTCCGCCCGCACGACATCGAGCTGATCGATGGCTGCGGCGGCTGTCTCGCCGGCCTGGTCACCGCCAGCCGCCGCGTCGCCGGTACCCGCCATCTCGAACTCGACCTCGGCCGCAACCACCCGCATGCCGAAATCGAACTGCCACCCGAACGCACCACAACACAGGACCGCGCAAGGGTCGCATTCCGGCCGACAAAGTGGAAGTTGTTCAGGGAGGGGCAGCCCGTCGCGAAGTCGAAACGGGACGAAGCCGCCACCGAAAAACCGCGACTGGTCGCGCAAGCCTGA
- the cysW gene encoding sulfate ABC transporter permease subunit CysW, translating to MSPDLTTAAHHVRAATSESRFARLSLIAAALAFVGLFLLLPLAAVFTEALRKGPAEFLSALGDAETFSAIRLTLIVAAIAVPLNLVFGVAAAWAIAKFEFIGKAFLTTLIDLPFSVSPVISGLVFVLLFGSHSLIGPWLQSHGIQILFAVPGLVLATVFVTFPFVARELIPLMQEQGTSDEEAALSLGASGWQTFWHVTLPNIKWGLLYGVLLCNARAMGEFGAVSVVSGHIRGQTNTMPLQVEILYNEYNFVAAFAVATLLALLALVTLVLKTALELRYSAEIAASRRH from the coding sequence ATGTCGCCTGATCTGACTACAGCCGCCCATCACGTGCGCGCCGCCACCTCGGAAAGCCGCTTTGCCCGGCTAAGTCTGATCGCTGCAGCGCTCGCCTTCGTCGGCCTGTTCCTGCTGCTGCCGCTGGCCGCCGTCTTTACCGAGGCGCTGCGCAAGGGACCGGCCGAGTTCCTGTCGGCGCTTGGCGATGCCGAGACCTTTTCCGCCATCCGCCTGACGCTGATCGTCGCGGCCATCGCCGTGCCGCTCAACCTCGTCTTCGGCGTCGCCGCCGCCTGGGCGATCGCCAAGTTCGAGTTCATCGGCAAGGCCTTCCTGACGACGTTGATCGACCTGCCGTTCTCGGTCTCGCCGGTGATCTCCGGTCTGGTCTTCGTGCTTCTGTTCGGCTCGCACAGCCTCATCGGCCCGTGGCTGCAGAGCCATGGCATCCAGATCCTGTTTGCCGTGCCGGGGCTGGTGCTGGCCACCGTCTTCGTCACCTTCCCCTTCGTTGCCCGCGAGCTGATCCCGCTGATGCAGGAACAGGGCACCAGCGACGAGGAGGCGGCGCTGTCCTTGGGCGCATCCGGCTGGCAGACCTTCTGGCATGTGACGCTGCCCAACATCAAATGGGGGCTGCTTTACGGCGTGCTCCTGTGCAACGCCCGCGCCATGGGCGAGTTCGGCGCGGTGTCGGTGGTCTCGGGCCATATTCGTGGCCAGACCAACACCATGCCGTTGCAGGTGGAAATCCTCTATAATGAATATAACTTCGTCGCCGCCTTTGCGGTTGCGACGTTGCTGGCGCTGCTGGCGCTGGTCACCCTCGTCTTGAAAACGGCGCTCGAGCTTCGCTACAGCGCCGAGATCGCCGCCAGCCGCAGGCATTGA